Proteins found in one bacterium CG_4_10_14_0_2_um_filter_33_32 genomic segment:
- a CDS encoding 50S ribosomal protein L15, whose translation MKIEFKLRNKKKKRVGRGISAGGGKTAGRGTKGQKSRTGKKIRIGFEGGQNPLARRLPKKRGFKSTKEKNVVLNVSDFNVFKEGTSVNINNLIEKKIINKIQPIKVLGTGKLDKKLKIEANFFSEQAKDKIKKAGGEAIEIK comes from the coding sequence ATGAAGATAGAATTTAAATTAAGAAATAAGAAAAAGAAAAGAGTTGGACGAGGTATTTCCGCTGGTGGTGGCAAAACTGCCGGGAGAGGTACAAAGGGACAAAAATCAAGAACAGGTAAAAAGATTAGGATTGGTTTCGAAGGTGGACAAAATCCTTTAGCAAGAAGATTGCCTAAAAAAAGAGGTTTTAAGTCCACAAAAGAAAAAAATGTAGTTTTGAATGTTTCTGATTTTAATGTTTTTAAGGAAGGAACATCCGTAAACATTAATAATCTTATTGAGAAAAAGATTATTAATAAGATTCAGCCAATTAAAGTATTGGGTACAGGTAAATTGGATAAAAAGCTTAAGATTGAAGCTAATTTTTTTTCAGAGCAAGCAAAGGATAAAATCAAAAAAGCCGGGGGAGAGGCGATAGAAATCAAATAA
- a CDS encoding preprotein translocase subunit SecY: MADFIKKIWRNKELRKNLLIVLGILIVFRIMSHIPIPGVNLDALKKFFDSNEVFGLINVFSGGAMSQFSIVTLGVAPYINASIIMQLLTVVMPRLEALQKEGERGQFKINQYTRYLTVPLAIVESYGFILLLSRASGGEPIITSLSPFFLISAVITMTAGTVLLMWLGELISERGVGNGLSLIIFSGIVAQIPQSIQQIYVNYNASQLLTIIGFAFLALAIIMGIVVITEGQRKIPVTYAKRVRGLKMYGGVSTHLPIRVTQAGVIPIIFAMSLMIFPEVIAKFLSNAKTEFIANTAKTVGSLFQTGTWFFSIFYFLLVVAFTYFYTSVIFKPDQVAENIQKQGGFIPGLRPGNQTSDYLRRVVNRITLAGAVFFGVVAVLPFIMQQFTGIKSLVIGGTGLLIVVSVAIEFMKQIEAQLVMKSYENY; this comes from the coding sequence ATGGCCGACTTTATAAAGAAAATATGGCGCAATAAGGAACTTAGGAAGAATCTTCTTATAGTTTTAGGTATTCTGATAGTTTTTAGAATAATGTCACATATACCTATTCCGGGCGTTAATCTAGATGCTTTGAAAAAATTTTTCGATTCAAACGAAGTTTTCGGTTTAATTAATGTTTTTTCTGGTGGAGCAATGAGTCAATTTTCGATTGTAACATTAGGCGTAGCGCCTTATATTAATGCTTCTATTATTATGCAGCTTTTAACGGTTGTTATGCCCAGGCTCGAGGCTTTGCAGAAAGAGGGAGAAAGAGGACAGTTTAAGATCAACCAATACACAAGATATCTAACAGTTCCATTAGCTATTGTAGAATCTTATGGTTTCATTCTTCTTTTAAGCAGGGCGAGTGGTGGAGAGCCAATAATTACTAGCTTAAGTCCGTTTTTTTTAATTTCCGCTGTAATAACTATGACCGCCGGTACGGTTTTATTGATGTGGCTAGGTGAATTAATTTCAGAAAGAGGCGTGGGGAATGGACTGTCTTTGATTATTTTTTCAGGAATTGTTGCTCAAATCCCGCAGTCAATACAACAAATATATGTAAATTATAATGCCAGTCAACTTCTAACAATAATAGGATTTGCCTTTTTAGCTCTTGCTATAATAATGGGGATTGTTGTTATTACTGAAGGCCAAAGGAAAATCCCTGTAACTTATGCTAAAAGGGTAAGGGGATTAAAAATGTATGGAGGCGTTTCAACTCATCTCCCGATAAGGGTTACCCAAGCTGGGGTTATCCCTATTATATTCGCTATGTCTTTAATGATTTTTCCTGAGGTAATCGCTAAGTTTTTATCAAATGCTAAAACCGAATTTATTGCAAATACGGCTAAAACCGTTGGATCACTATTTCAAACCGGCACATGGTTTTTTTCAATTTTTTATTTTTTATTAGTTGTAGCATTTACATATTTTTATACGTCAGTGATATTTAAGCCAGATCAAGTTGCAGAAAATATACAAAAACAGGGTGGGTTTATTCCAGGCTTAAGGCCAGGCAATCAGACCTCTGATTATTTGAGAAGGGTAGTAAATAGAATTACTTTAGCTGGCGCTGTATTTTTTGGTGTAGTTGCAGTCTTACCTTTTATCATGCAGCAATTTACAGGTATAAAATCATTGGTGATTGGAGGAACAGGCCTTTTGATTGTAGTTAGTGTAGCTATTGAATTTATGAAACAAATAGAAGCCCAATTAGTTATGAAGAGTTATGAAAACTATTAA